The proteins below are encoded in one region of Brassica napus cultivar Da-Ae chromosome A6, Da-Ae, whole genome shotgun sequence:
- the LOC125610200 gene encoding uncharacterized protein LOC125610200, with translation MFSLDHYEWRMPRMHYGRRNTREYAQRRHYDREGNLVLPMFPDPEEQYREFPFRYPHEQTVRHKVLMPHFQRMAMETRLLQGNARFQLATEEGPPRKRGRPCKTPSAAGGTPRAFTGKCQCGVLSKNAQEDRSVAGYTEDFINQAKLCKPKNAETWCIWYKNGLRQELQAQLRGVLEPLEFALVRRMAGFAMEAEEKIAADEAALSSMEGGNPGGDVDGHEVPVGTPAKGKRGRPRKPPAVTCDCDVLVQMVQKPRKVRDYLEEFLDTAKMCQPKPAEEWCHLFRAGLRGDIREELVGVLEPLEFALVRRMANQALHAEEWLAGKEAEAEEDRVAEGDEDLGSESRCPSPCQCG, from the coding sequence ATGTTTTCGCTTGACCATTACGAGTGGAGGATGCCGCGTATGCACTACGGACGGAGGAACACCAGGGAGTATGCCCAAAGGCGTCACTATGACAGGGAGGGTAACTTGGTGCTACCCATGTTTCCGGATCCTGAAGAACAGTACAGGGAGTTCCCATTCAGGTACCCGCACGAGCAGACTGTGAGGCATAAGGTGTTGATGCCTCATTTCCAGAGGATGGCTATGGAGACACGCCTACTGCAGGGCAATGCGAGGTTCCAGCTTGCAACCGAAGAGGGACCCCCGAGGAAGCGTGGCCGTCCCTGCAAGACGCCAAGTGCAGCAGGGGGAACCCCAAGGGCGTTCACCGGGAAGTGCCAGTGTGGAGTGCTGAGCAAGAATGCTCAGGAGGACCGATCAGTCGCTGGATACACGGAGGACTTCATCAACCAAGCCAAGCTGTGCAAACCGAAGAATGCAGAGACGTGGTGCATATGGTATAAGAACGGGCTACGCCAGGAGCTCCAGGCGCAGCTGAGGGGTGTTTTGGAGCCCTTGGAGTTCGCGTTAGTGAGGCGGATGGCAGGTTTCGCCATGGAGGCAGAAGAGAAGATTGCAGCCGATGAGGCCGCTCTCTCGAGCATGGAAGGAGGAAACCCGGGTGGGGACGTCGATGGCCATGAGGTGCCGGTAGGGACACCCGCTAAGGGAAAGCGGGGGCGTCCGCGAAAACCACCTGCAGTAACATGTGATTGTGACGTACTGGTCCAGATGGTTCAGAAGCCACGCAAGGTGAGAGATTACCTGGAGGAGTTCTTGGATACGGCCAAGATGTGTCAACCGAAGCCAGCTGAGGAGTGGTGTCATCTGTTTAGGGCCGGGCTACGTGGGGATATTCGTGAAGAACTCGTGGGAGTCCTGGAGCCTCTGGAATTTGCACTGGTGAGAAGGATGGCTAACCAAGCACTGCATGCGGAGGAGTGGTTGGCGGGAAAGGAGGCGGAGGCCGAGGAGGACCGCGTCGCAGAGGGCGATGAAGACCTGGGATCCGAGTCCCGCTGCCCCTCGCCATGTCAATGTGGCTAG